The genomic window GTGCTATTATGGAAAGATGATTCATCCCTTTTTTTTAACCCACCGTCCGGTTGGAATTCAAATGAGCAGTCTGGCATGCACTGTGAAAACAAAAGTGtttgattaaaataataatatatattttgtcaTCAATTTTAGTAAGGTCCTCATAGGAAAAAAAGAGGGCCCTCCAGTCCTGCTTTTGCAGATGtccaaaaagaacaaaaataaaattggcATAAAGGGGCTAGAAgggtttctttttttgggggggtggggggggtggggggcgtgGAAGTAGTCAGTGtggggaacttttttttttcctctcagaaAGGCAGCGTGTCGAGGAAGAGTTTGTCGATAATGGCCGGCGGAGGCACAAGGTCTTCGAGTTTGAGGTAAAAGATGCGCTGGAGCCCCTGCGTACACAGCGTGCGCAACTCGGGCAGCTTGCCAAGCAGCTTAGACAAGTAGTTAGGCCGGTTCAGGCCGCCGCCGCCCGTGAACGTCACTTGGTCCTTCAGACAGTTGACGATCTTGTTCTGCAGCTCCTCCACGCGTTTGGGTTCCCTCAGCCCGTGCCTCTCTAAAACGAAACGAACGGTCATGAGCAATCGATCCGCAAGTTGACTGCATGCGTGCGCAAGTCTTTTAGCGCGTCACCTGTGACCATGGCGAGCGCGGCGATGCAGGCGAACGCCGAGATATCCACGTTCATGCCTTGCAAGTTGGACGAGAACTCCACGATGGCGTCCACCCACTCGCCGAACCCACGCACGCACTGCAGCCTGTGCAGCACCACGCCGTTGCAAAAGATTAACTTGCCCTCTATCGGGTTGGACCTGGACGGCAGAAAAAGCGCTCTTGTTATAAACGAGCACTTCAAACGAGCTTCTAATTAGGATTCGCacgcaataaaaaaagaaagaaattggcGCAGTGGCGCGTGAAGGTGGTCGTCCTTCGTACCTGTACGCTAGCCTAAGGACGAAGAGCTCGAGAAAGGCCGACTCGAACAGGAGGTCCTGGTCCGGTTTGGGCAGGTCGCAGAAGCCCGGGATCTTCTCGGCCCAGCCGCGGATGATCTCCATGGAGCCGGTGAGCAGGTCGTAGAACTGCTGGATGTGCTGCGTGTTGTCGCCCGTCATTTGGTAGTCAGGACTCGCCTGGAACTGGAATTtcatttacacacacgcacacacgggcGGCCGCTTAATGAAGTCCCCTTAAAATATATAATCCGTGAAATTGCAAAGTGGAAAGACGGCGACTTttcgttttattattattattaaatcccgccccctcccccttccGACGTAAATTATTCCGCGGTAGCCACTTAAAGAAGTCGGAATATTACAGCCGAGTGTCAAGGTAACGCTTCGCCAAGTGTTTTATTTGGCTTGGGaaggagatggaaaaaaaaaggttcccacTCACTCTGGAGTAGTCCAGCGCGGACATGGAAGGGTTGGAGTCCACGTGGGCCCTGACCAGCGCGCTTATGAGGCTGACCGGCGGCGACGGGGGGGAGGGCTCCTGGGGGCTTTTGGGTTTGGATGGCAGTCGTCCGCGTCGACCTTTCAGATTATCAGTCCTCACCACTGCAAAACGACACGCGGAGCGCATCAAGCCGCGCGCTAATTGCCACCATGacgtcacataaaaaaaaatagagcggGCGTAAAAGCAGTGCACGTTTTGTTTAGGGCCTGCACGTACCTTCTCTCACCATCCCGACCACAAGGCACTTCTGGAAACGGCAGAACTGGCACCGATTTCTTCGGCGTTTGTCAACTGGACAGTTCTTATTGGCTAAGCACACatatttggcatttttctgGACGGTGCGCTGCATGGAGACAGAAATAGTCGAGTGTGAGCTCGAGTCTCTTTGTGGGCCTGCTTTTCACGACACAGCGGGGAAGACACTTCAATGAAGGTGTCGACTGGAACGTGACagcatgcagattttttttttgatttttttaaaaaaggaccaGGGATACTGTGGGTCTGTTTAATATCACTtcagaataataaaatatttgatttgtaaAGTGCATCCAGAATTGTGGTTACTTTTGCGCATCTATCGCGAAACCAACAGAGGGGCGCAAGAGTCATTttgaggacccccccccccctttagaaATTAATGTACATGTGAAAAGTTTAATATGGAACGTAAATAAAGTGTTTTTTAAGTAAGGAGATTTTACGCATCCTTTACATTGTGctgaaggggaaaaacaaagtaGGGGAATATTTTTAATACTTTTTGGAAATGTTTTACGTCGTATTGATTCTCATATAAATGAGACGTTTAATTTGGAACTTGACTGACGGAACTTTGCTAGACTAATGATTAGACTTTTTTACGCACGCGGTTTAAACGTGTCCTGTACTGTGGGCTGCAGAAATAGAAAAGGTGGCGGGGAAATGTCCATTGATGGGCCTGTTTTATATCAGACTTTAGGAATGCTCGTCCAAATGAGACAAAAAGTCGAAATGAGAATTCGGAACGTGTATGAAGcgataaaaaaataagattgGAGTCATGGCTGCAATTTTACGCATGGTGAGGGTGCGTGGACTGCGCTCCTGTGGGAAAAAGGTGGAGGGCGGAGATCACTTGTGGGTCTCTTTTCTATTACGTCTCGATAGGACACGCCTCATTCGCATGCACCGATGAaataaacccttttttttttttttttttgcgcatccTTCCTGCCCACCTTGAAAAATCCCTTGCAGCCCTCGCAGGTTCGAACCCCGTAGTGCTGGCAGGCCGCGTTGTCCCCGCACACAGCGCACAGCCCCTCGTTGGACGGCGATCCGCGGGAGGGCGGCGACGGTATTTGGCTGTCCACCAGCTGGTGCCCGTGTCCCAGTTGCAGCGAGTGCGGGAAGGCCAGACCGCCCTGCTTGCGGAGGCCGCCGGGCACAGCGAAGCTCTGCGCGTCCAGGCCTCGGTGGTGCACCGCGGCAGCCGCAGCCgccgccgcggccgccgccgaagcGGGGCCGTCGTGGCCCATGGAGACGTGCAGCGGGCCGTCGAACCTCATCTGGCAGCTGGACACGGGCGTGCCGGGCGGCGACTGCTTGAAGGAGAAGAGCGAGAGTCGCGACACGGGATTCTTGCGCTGCTCCATCATGTAGTTGTGGTGGAAGGGATGCAGCGAGGGGCTGGGGTCCTCCCACATGGTGCCGGGCTGCACCTGGAAGTTGGGCGTGTTGGGCGCGTGCGGCGACGACGGCGGCTTGAAGTACACAGGCCCCGCGTGGGTCATCATGTCGTCGGATTGTGGCGGCAGGTGTCCCTGCTGGTGCGGGTGCGAGTGGTGCGGGTGATGGTGCGGGTGGTGTGGGTAGCCGTGCATCTGCACGTCCTCCACCTTAATGGGCGACTGCTCGCCGCCGCCTGCGTGCGGCACCTGGTAGAGGCACGGCGGCTTGACGTCGTAGCCCGCCGCCGCGTTGTAGTTGTCCATGAAGGTGCTGAAGCTGGGCAGTGAGGTGGTGGCGGTGATCTCGGTGTTGGTCAAGTCCATGCTAAACTTCACGAACTCGGGAGTGAGGAAGTCGCAGCTGTACTCTCCCGCGGTGTGGTAGCTGTAGCTCTGGGACGCGGGGCTGGCTCCTTGGGGCGATGATCCATACTGAGCCTGGACGCAGGGCATGGCTGCCGAAGCACAGAGCTTGAGTCAAGACGACGACAAATTGGGGGATTTTTGCGCGAGGAGCAGGACGTTTGAAAGGGGGCTTTGCTTTCACCTCAAGACGGTGCAGGTCAGGAACACGATACAAGACTTGGATGAGCGTTTTTGGATTCGAGTAGGCGGGATCTTGCCCTATAAAAGAACACGCCACAATAAGCAAAATACACAACATGCCTGGAAAAAGATCTGCAAAATATCCGATTTTACGACAATAGCAAGACTTTGAATTTTCTGTCTTTTCATTTATTGCACGGAATTAAAGCCACTAATTCCATTTTTACATCTGCACACATGCAATTTCCACCACCAAAAATAACGATAATAAAAAGAAACCAATTTGTACCTCGTTGAAATCCAGCTGTTCAATCCATGCGATAAGCATTCAGGACGGCTGCCTTTCTTCCTTAAAAAATGTGCTTTGAAAAGAACAAACCACAAAGTGGAAGCCAAATCTCTCAAATCATGAAGCCCCCCCCCAGCCTGTGAGCGACACTTGCCTCGACTAAGCCACTCCAAGCCAATGTGGCTTTGTTTATGTGAGCTCCGGTTGCCGTGGCCCACGTGTTTGCTGCTGTGACGTCATCGGCGTCAACTCCGACGCGCCCCAATCGTGCAGCGAGGTGGGAGGGATGCAGGAGAAGGGaatggagggggtgggggggatgatgatgatggtggagggggggggggggggggggtcgttggCGTTCTCCAGCCCTGCCTGCTGGTGAGCATGTTTGTCTTGTGCTGTGCGATCTATGCTGCTTCCCACATGGACACGAAGCAGAGATGTAGTGGGGATAAAGGCAGCTACGCTCAGTTTGAACAGGATTTAAGAATAAACACTCTCCACACGCTTCAGACTAGTCCAAGTGCATTGCTGCCAGCCTGCCACACCagacaacaagaaaaaaagtgcAAGATCACATTGCAACCTGAGAAGTTTGGCTTCCACATTTGGCGAAACAAAACGGAGTCATTCTGGTTCAGGTCACCGCTGGAGCTctgtttttcaaattgaaataaTCGTTTTATCATCTCCTTATGTCGCAAAATACAAAAAGGACTGCAACCATCAACTGGTTGAACTTATCACAATAAAACATGAAAGTTATTACATGAAATCATAAAACTTGAAAACAGAGAGGTGTACATATAAACAACATAAACACAAGTGAAAAGTTCACTTTCATGATGACCATTTTTGCTTTCACTTTATTTTAAACTGCTGCACAGGAGAGAGAAAGTTGACCAATCATTCAGGAATTGCAGTTTAATTGACAATATTTTTGGGGGGCATCTTGCACTCTTGCACTAGAAACTAACAAATTAGAAAAACAACAGTCGGGACGAAATAAAAACTAAGTATAATGAAAGTCCCAAGATAATTCTAACCTTGGTGCGGTGCTAACTGAGCATGAGAacatgccccccccaccccccacacgTGTGTAACTCCCATCCCACTCGTAATCGCAGCACTTGTATGACATAAGCCTCACAAAGCTCGAAGGCAGGCGGGTAATATTATTGTAACTTATCATCTGATAGGATTTTTTTATTCCTCAATTGTGTCCCAAATTTAGATCTCAGCTTCTCGAGTGGGAGGCAggaaaagtgtgtttgtgtgtgtgtggtggtggggggtgggAAAGTGGTGCTAATTAGTGGGGGCCTCTCACTAGCGATCACAAGGGAAGCAATTTAGAGCCCGTGAGAGGGGAAAGCCTGATAGCGCGGACCCTTAAGGaaactggggggaaaaaagccacGCGTGGTGGCCAAAATAAACGTATTGTTTTGCAGCCCATTTCGAGGTAATCTTACACCAACACCTTGTGTCCAATAGTTGAGCTGCTTGCGTGTTTGTAGCCAATATTAGTGTGGGCGGCCAGCCAAAAAAGTCCAGTGGACGTCATCCTGTTATTGTGTGGGTAAAAAGCACAGCATGGCGCACTCAAGGGTGGGCTGAGGGGTGCTGTATTGCCCTGACCTCTAGAGGGCGCTCTTGTGCGCTGCTTTCTGCTCCTGCCAATTAAGCTTTTACATTAACCTGGCCCCTTTATGGCTGCCCCGCTCCGCCCGGCCTTCTTCCTTCTCAGGTGGTCTTTATTGCGCCGCAAGCCTTCAGGTCATTAAAATGAACCATCATGgtggtaatttttttaattaattacccACATGTGAAGATGGGATGACATCATAGCTAGCCATCTAAAGCGCAAACATAATAAAGACAATTATTCATTTAATTGGCCAGTTTAGCATTTATTTGGTTTGACTTAAGAGTAATCAAGTGCTACGGCTGCGCACGATTAATGAGGCTCTTAAATGAAGGCGTGAAATGTTTTAATTGTGTGCGCCATCAAGCAAGGGATGTCCTGTTACGATTTGGGAACTGCATGCAATCCATCCACATTCCATGTCATCAGAAAACggtaaaaaacacattttagtaAAGGTATAAATAGCCATCTGCCAATCAATATTGAGAATTATTTGCATAACTTTCAAAAATGACCATTCAAGGACAGCACATAActgatgagcaagaaacagtaaGTCTTGaaatgctgccatctagtggcgatTGGTTATACTACAACTTAAAACTACAGTTGAGTCCTCATAGTTTCAGTTTGGCACCTGTAGCTGACAAATACAATGTTAAAAATTAGCTTCAAGTTCTAATTAATTTGCTCTTAATTTGAAAAGTTACATTTACTGTTCtgacaaaacacatttaaagtGTTTTAAAATGGAACAAAGCTTGGAGGTGAACAAATTAGAAGAACATGACGAGTCCACTTCCCCCTCAACTGTCacacatataaaataaaaaaaatggctctTTTGTAGCAGCCCTGAAACTTTGTGAGAATGGAACATTCCGAGCCCTCAGGCATCTCTTTGCTCGGTCGGGCTCCTCTTTCCCCATTTGTGGAATTCCACTTCACAAGCTTAAATGTCTACTTAATATGCTTTAATGGCTGCTCTTTGGAGCCGGCCAGCACTTCATCACTTTTATACAGCGGCTTTATATAACACACTGTTAACTAGCGATGCCTCGCGGAGCAGCTTGTCTAGCAGCGGCCGGCCTGCCGTGATGGAGCTACCCGTTGGCCATGCACAATGAGACAGTAAAAATGTGGAGCGAGGCCGCCGCCCCGCCACCGCCGTCCATATCAGTCCGTGCTGAATATTCATGAATCACGGTGTCATGACATGCTCTGTAATTGGCAGCAACATTAGTAATGACAGCGGCGCTATCAAGGCGCTGCATATTCATGCGGCGGCGCAATATTTCCTCACGCatgtgttttgtcttttttttctcttctgtgtGGAAATGTGGAAATGTATTCTGGAGCTGCAAGTGTCCCCTGCTGACACAATCAATggccaacaaaaaacaaaccttcAAATAAAGCAGTGACTTTCTTTGATTAATAAAATGTAGAAATTTAATAATAGTGACTCTGTCTTTTCTAATTGGACAAATTGGAAGAAACTTGACAAGTACCAAGCAAGCAACTGGAACATTGGGGCAACtttataactagaaaatgcttcATTTTTGTTTCTGTAATCCACGCATATCATGAAACATGACTTATTATTATGTCGTGTCCCCTGAAGCACCAAATCCAAAATGGACATTGCTAATGCTTCGTTATCTATAGCCACACATTGGGTTGAAGACATTGGTTCAACATTTTGCTTCAAACTACTCgtgctgaaggacatttacacctcccatctcacccgcaaggcgaccacgattgtgagtgacgtgagtcaccccgctcactctttgatcttctgccctctgggaagaggtgaagaggtacaggagcctgcgctcccgcaccaccagactcaccaacagcttcattctccaggctgttaggatcctgaactctctccccccttctgcgtagcgtcctgtacttttgcgctatattctgtctgtctgctgtatgcacacttgctccatttttgctcctcttatttattgttatttgtttatttattatttaagtcaagtcaagtcaagtttatttgtatagccctaaatcacaaacagtctcaaagggcttcacatagccaaaattgacaattattctcaaagcatcccctgatcataagctcccaaaagggcaaggaaaaactcaaaaaacccctgccaggggaaaatgagaaaccttgagaagggaccacagatggaaggatccccctttcaggatcaccaggttgtaatggatgcagagagtgcacaagtaatacataatatgaaaatcaatgaaaaaaatggatgtcggaggtgccctcgattgtcctggcagtgtcctcaagggggccgagccgcagctcccccatcccgaactggtccccgagaatccagccagccgctatcagcttttgagccacctaaccccctccccagccggggaggaggtgggcagagagaacagaacaaactccggccaaatcggccatcacaagttagttaaaggccatctcatagaaatgtgtctttaaacgtgtcttaaatgtttctactgaggtagtagttctaatatccattggtagggcattccaaagctctggagcccgaatagagaatgctctagaccctgcagacattttcttggccctcggtataactaaaagactagcgttttgcgaacgaaggttacgagacggaacataaggaacgactaggtcgacgagatatgaaggcgctaagccatgcagtgatttataggttagtagaagaaccttgaagtcacatcttaaatggaccgggagccaatgtaatttggctaatattggggtaatgtgatcaaattttcttgaccgtgagagcagcctcgcagcggcattttgcactaactgtagacttttgatactggatttaggaagaccagagaataatacattacagtagtccaggcgcgacgtgacgaacgcatgtataatagtttccgcatccccggtcgagaggataggacgaatcttagcaatattacgaaggtgaaaaaacgcaatcctggttatattcttaatgtgtttttgaaaggagagcgtttggtcaaatattaccccgagattagttaccgtatcactctgagtgatagtacggttatctatagttatagtggtttccttaaataaatgttgataacgagtaggaccaattatcaacatctcagttttatacgggttaagacgaaggaagttgagagacatccattgcttaatctccgcaaggcacgcctcgagattacagcagtcctgtggatctgtcattgataacggcatatataattgggtgtcatccgcgtagcattgaaaactaatattatatttacgtattatgtccccaagcggaatcatataaatattaaataaaatcggtccgagtaccgatccctgtgggacaccacacgtaacattataaatataaagctcagaggacgtattaccatggaccactcggtgcgtcctgcctgatagataggaattgaaccagcttagtgctgaccctgagataccaacacaacttttaagacgccctaataaaatatcgaagtctacagtgtcaaaggcagcactaagatcaagtaacaatacagacgacgtatttgaatccatagctatgaggagatcattagtcactttagcaagtgctgtctctgtagaatgattagctctaaaaccagactgaaaagagtcatatcgattattagcgaccaagtaatcaataagctgctgtgctactactttttcgagaagttttgctatgaatgggaggtttgaaactggcctataattactgagacagtccgggtcaagatttgctcgcttaagtagcggtttaataatagcgattttaaaggctgttggcattatcccagaggaaacagacagattgattatatttaagacggacggtcctaaaattggaaataattctttaagtagtttggctggaagcgggtcgagtaaacatgttgtttgtttagccgcactaaccaattgtgtaagcatttcaagggacacgcttttaaaatttgagagggttattgcatgatccccagcgctagtaaccggcggagcgattggcatggtattcttgatctcgtccctaatggactcaatcttttgagcaaaaaatttcataaactcgtcagctgagtggaaggagctatcaggggtcggctggcgcagagttagctttgccactgtatcaaataagtatttaggattgtttttattaagattaatgacttgcgaaaaataacgagtttttgctaaaataagcgcatctttatatttcaggaggctgtccttccatgcatgatggaaaacctcaagtttggttaaacgccatctgcgctcatgctttctacataattgtttaaacgtacgtgtgccatctgtgaaccacggagttggccatctacggcgagttttcagacgtagcggtgccacagagtcgatggcttttaataatgtcgcattgaattcatttgtaagattatcgatagagccactgtacgcgggaaacatggcggttgccggcgacagtaactcagatagcgcagttgcagtcatggagttaaaattacggctgctataattctgattgcgctcttgtctttgacaaggaactaaaatttcaaattttattaaaaaatgatcagacagaacagtagtgtatggcagtactgttatatttgaggttgctagtccccgggataataccagatctaaggtatttccattcttatgcgttgctgcctgtacagcttgcgtaaaaccaaacgtatcgattaaagtttgaaatgccgaagtcagtggttctgacggtgaattcatgtggatgttgaaatcacccataataactatattatctgcatttgtcactagatcagccacaacttctgaaaattcatccaggaagccagagtaagccccgggtgggcggtaaataacaacaagacagaatgacggtaacgcagtggatcgcacaatgagaacttcaaatgttttaaatacgtgaattgagcgaggcctaaatctaagctcagaatttgagatgagggcgacacccccacccttttttcgaggacgagccacatgcgagctcacaaaatttggaggcgaggcctcgttaagtggcagcagttcattaggttttaaccaggtctcgcaaagaccaaaaacgtttagattatgttccgtgataaggtcattaacgagaactgctttcgtatgaagtgatctaatattcataaaaccgaatttaagtgtaattggttgatcagggtgcgtatctatcgaaggatttttaaacgggatgcgagtaaaattgtgttctctaggcctaatatcacctctcaaaagtttattagggcggtgggatgaaacgaccatgggaatttgatgatgagtatttgttacacatgtgaagttatctaaaacaggcaccgtttcatcagcaagaccggtcgggacggagtgattggatttgtctactaccccatgaGTGATTtagtcatcactcttatttattcattgtttgtgccttcttgtttttatttttttgtgttgtttacttgtatgtatattgtgtactatgtcttgtcaccgtgggatagtgagaacgtaatttcgatttctttgtgtgtcttggtatgtgaagaaattgacaataaagccaaAACCAAAAGTGGTATGGAGTTGGCAGATGGCCAAAAATAACCCCAAATGGATCAAAAATTGGTGGACCCAATCTTTGAGGTTATTTATTCAACCCCTTGAGTTTAGTCACAAAATGACCCACAAAATAACCCAATTTTGGGGGGTTAATCTTCAACCCAATCCGCTGTGTGAAAACGATTCAACCAACTTTGGGTAAAAGTAACCCAATCTGCTCCAAATCCGACCAAAGAGCAGGTTCGGAAAACAAGCCAGCATTTTTCGTCCAAGTGAAGAGACGTCACACGACTTCCCTCCAAGCGTACAGAGTAAAAGCAATGTGTCGCTACTTTTAACCGTGTTTTGTCGGGCAAGCGGCGGCTTATTGCGCTTGCAGCTGTCAAAGTGCAGGAAAATGATTGTGGCTTTGAAGCAATGGAATATGTATGGCCCGCTGGAATATTCCCGCTCCTCGTGAATATGAGAGCGCGCATTTGAATAGCGCGCGATCCGTCGCAAAGATTTGGGACAATAAGGATCCGAATGTTGATGCGCTTGGGTCGGGCAGGCTCCCGCAGCGAGGATCTCCGAACCGGCCCCGGGCGAGTTGCACCATTTCTCATCAGCCTGAGAGCACCCGGCTCATTCGAGTTCGATATGGGCGCAACGCCGTGGAGAAATTGGATTACAAACAGGTAAATGCTTCATTTTTCCTCGGCGGCTGACAGTTATCCGGCGAATTCCTGGTCCCCGTGgtcatattgctttatttac from Syngnathus scovelli strain Florida chromosome 8, RoL_Ssco_1.2, whole genome shotgun sequence includes these protein-coding regions:
- the nr4a2a gene encoding nuclear receptor subfamily 4 group A member 2a, which produces MPCVQAQYGSSPQGASPASQSYSYHTAGEYSCDFLTPEFVKFSMDLTNTEITATTSLPSFSTFMDNYNAAAGYDVKPPCLYQVPHAGGGEQSPIKVEDVQMHGYPHHPHHHPHHSHPHQQGHLPPQSDDMMTHAGPVYFKPPSSPHAPNTPNFQVQPGTMWEDPSPSLHPFHHNYMMEQRKNPVSRLSLFSFKQSPPGTPVSSCQMRFDGPLHVSMGHDGPASAAAAAAAAAAAVHHRGLDAQSFAVPGGLRKQGGLAFPHSLQLGHGHQLVDSQIPSPPSRGSPSNEGLCAVCGDNAACQHYGVRTCEGCKGFFKRTVQKNAKYVCLANKNCPVDKRRRNRCQFCRFQKCLVVGMVREVVRTDNLKGRRGRLPSKPKSPQEPSPPSPPVSLISALVRAHVDSNPSMSALDYSRFQASPDYQMTGDNTQHIQQFYDLLTGSMEIIRGWAEKIPGFCDLPKPDQDLLFESAFLELFVLRLAYRSNPIEGKLIFCNGVVLHRLQCVRGFGEWVDAIVEFSSNLQGMNVDISAFACIAALAMVTERHGLREPKRVEELQNKIVNCLKDQVTFTGGGGLNRPNYLSKLLGKLPELRTLCTQGLQRIFYLKLEDLVPPPAIIDKLFLDTLPF